GGCTTACCTCGAAGGCAATGACAGCCCCCGACGGTATGATTCGTATTCCGTTGAATGAGGAGTCATCCAGAGGGGCGGGGCAGATCGAAGAGTTCCTGTTGGAATTCAAAGGTGAAGGAATACAGCATGTGGCATTCCTCAGCGACGACCTGATTGCCACCTGGGATAAGTTGAAGTCCCTGGGGGTACCGTTCATGGATCCGCCGCCGGATACCTATTACGAGATGCTTGATGAGCGTCTGCCGAATCATGGCGAGCCGGTCGAAGAGCTTAAGGCCCGGGGCCTGTTGTTGGACGGTACAACGGATGGCAACAAACGTTTATTGGTACAAATTTTCTCTAAAGCACAGTTAGGCCCGGTGTTTTTTGAGTTTATCCAGCGCAAAGGGGATGACGGTTTCGGCGAGGGGAATTTCAAAGCGCTCTTTGAGTCAATCGAGAAAGACCAGATCCGTCGTGGAGTGCTTGAAACAGGCGGGTAATCTCTGGTCAAACTCGCCCTCGGCAAGGTAGAGGCGGGTCGAAAATCCGGCGCTCGGCAGGTTCGCCCTGGTCCCGCGCGCCTCAGCCGGCATCCGGTTGTTCTGCCGGATGGGCGCGAGCGAAGGATGGCAGTTCGTTACAGGCGGCGTGGATGCGCCGGATGGTGGGATACGACTCAAGATCGCATCCGAAGCGCTCCGCGTTGTAAACCTGTGGCACCAGGCAGGCGTCCGCCAGCCCCGGCTGGTCGCCATGACAATAGCGGCCGGTGCGTGGGTCACCGGCGAGCATTGCCTCCAGCGCCTCGAAGCCCTCGGCGATCCAGTGGCGATACCAGCCGAGCTTGGTTTCCTCGTCGATACCCATTTCTCCGGTCAGATACTTGAGCACCCGCAGGTTGTTGAGCGGATGAATCTCGATCGCCAGCAGGCCCACGAGGGCACGGACCCGGGCGCGGTCGGCGGCGTTCGCCGGCAGCAGCGACGGCTCGGGGTAACGCTCTTCCAGGTATTCGCAGATCGCCAGCGACTGGGTTAGCCGTTCGCCCTCGTCAGTC
This sequence is a window from Marinobacter subterrani. Protein-coding genes within it:
- the maiA gene encoding maleylacetoacetate isomerase, with the translated sequence MKLYGYYRSSTSYRVRIALNLKELDYRQQPVNLLRGEHRGGPYRQLNPQGLVPALETDEGERLTQSLAICEYLEERYPEPSLLPANAADRARVRALVGLLAIEIHPLNNLRVLKYLTGEMGIDEETKLGWYRHWIAEGFEALEAMLAGDPRTGRYCHGDQPGLADACLVPQVYNAERFGCDLESYPTIRRIHAACNELPSFARAHPAEQPDAG